A stretch of DNA from Endozoicomonas sp. 8E:
ACCGCCATACCTGAATTGCTTGATCTCCTGGAAATCCGTGGCTGCCTCATAACTATAGACGCCATGGGGTGTCAGAGGGATATTGCCAAGAAAGTCGTTGATAAAGGCGCTGATTATTTGTTAGCGGTAAAAGGCAACCAGGGTAAGCTTTATGAAGCATTTGAGAAACATTTTTCTGTTGAAAAAGTGAATCAATGGAATGGTGATACTTTCAGAGTCGAAGAAAAAAGCCATGGTAGAATGGAAACACGCCTTCACATAGTGAGTGATACCTTTGATGAGTTCGTTAATTTTTCTTTTGATTGGAAAGGAATGAAAACACTCGGGATTATTTTCTCTGCCAGAATGGAAGATAAAGTGTTCAATGCTGATGATATCAATGTCCGTTATTATATCTCCTCTGCGAAGTTAACAGCAGAAGAATTTTCACATGCTGCAAGAGAGCATTGGGCGATCGAAAATAAACTCCATTGGAAAATGGATGTTGCAATGCGAGAAGATGATTGTCGAATCAGAAGGGGCAATGCCGCTGAAATGCTCACAGGTTTTCGGCATATGGCAGTGAATATGTTGAACAATACCAAAACCTTTAAAGCAGGCTTAAAGCGTAAACAGAAAAAGGCAGCCATGAACACACAATACCTGTCTGAAGTCCTTGCTGGGTGTGGGGTTTCATGATTTTTCCCTACAGAGATATCCATTGGTTTTAAAACAATAGAAGAAGTCGATGAAACATTGACTGAAATGGGTATCAAAGTTTTGGAAATCCCTCGAGAAGCATTGTTCTTGGCAGGTAAAATTTATCTTCAATATAGAAAGAACAAAGGCAAAAAAACATCACCCAAAAAAACATCACCCAAAAAAATATCACCCAAAAAAACATCACCCAAAAAAACATCACCATTGCCTGACTTCTTTATTGGAGCCCATGCGTTGATCTCAAATTTTCAACTAATAACGCGGGATAATGGTAAGTTCTCAAGCTATTTTCCCAGCCTGAAACAGAGGGATAACTCCCGGTAATAATTAATAAGCTTATCTTAGGAAAAAGTCATACAAGCACCCGAAGCCATTGGGCTCAATGCCATGGAAAAATCATGAAAACTGCTGAAATCATTGACCTGTAGCTTACATTTGTTTTCTTTTTAATACGTCTATGGTCTTATATCTACACATCAGGATAAGGCCTCAGCATGAATGCTCACGACTTGATTTCACAACTCTCTATTATCAGTGACCCTCACCAAGCTTGGAAAGTTGACCAAAAGCTAACAGACGTCCTTTTTCTGACCGTCTGTGCTGTCATTGTCGGCGCAGAAGACTGAGAATAATCTTCACTGGAAACTCGATGTTGCGATGAAAGAAGACGAGTGTCGCATCCGAAGAAATGTCGGAGAAGAAATTCTAGCAGGCTTTAGACATATTGCAGTCAATCTACTGAACAACACGAAAACCTACAAAGCAGGTCTGAAGAGAAAACAAAAGAAAGTAGCTATTGAGTATACGCTATCTGGCTGAAGTCCTTGCTGGGCAAGCACTTTCATGATTTTTCCGTGGGCAGATACTTTCAGTTCAAGGGTTATTGCACTTTTCGTGAAATAATTTGATGTAAACGATGAATAATTGCATTGAATTTCTCTGCTTTTATGGTCGCGATTTCTTGGCAGATAATGCTTTGGTGTGCCGTGAATAACTTTCCCGGGCGCGCAAAGCTCTCACGGTCAAGGATTCCCTGGTTGAAATCGTTCGGAGTGATAACAATTGCTGTCGGATCAGAGTATGGTTTACTGGTGATCTGACAGAGAATAACATCACCTTTTCCGACGCTGGCAAGTGTAAGAGCCGGGCGGCGTTTAGTTGACGACAAGTCGGAGAACGGGAAATTGATAGTGACTATTGTTCCTGCTGAAGGCATTCCCATGCTTCATCCTCATCTGGCTTATTCCAGTCTGCTGCGAGTGACGGTTCACTTAACAGCACTTCATCATTAACCCGCTGGCCGGGTGACTCCTCAAGTATGGTTATCAATACGTTAGACCCTGAAGGCAATACCAGATTATCTGGCAGTTTGAGGTTGCCCTTACTGTCTACAGTGGCTTTGTATGTCTGAAACATATCCATGCTCCCTGTATCAATGGTTCATCAACGATAGCTTAGTTCTGTAGTGAGGGGAAGCTATTGACACCTGGAAAACGAGGGTATGTTTTAAGAAAAGTGAAAAAGGAAGCTTGATGGTGCGATGAGAGAAGATGAGTGTCGAATTCGAAGTAATGCCGGAGCAGAAATTTTGGCAGACTTTAGACAGATTGCAGTCACTTTGCTAAACAGTTCGAAAACGTTCAAAGCAGGCCTGAAGGGAAAGCAAAGGAAAGCTGATATGAGCACATGCTATCCGGCTGCAGTCCTGGCCAGGCACGTACTTTCATGATTTTACCGTGACTCACTGTCCAGCCTGTCCAGAATCTTCAGAGCTTCCTTTGGATTACCTGATTCTGCTCTGACCAGGTAACGGTTATAGGTATCAAACTCTGCCAAGGCGATGGTCGATAATTCATCCATCAATTTGTTCAGACTGATATTTCTGGACTTGGCCAATTGCTTCAAGCGTTCATGTATTTCTTCGGTTAGTCGAATGGTAAGTACGTTCATTGCCTGATCTCCCTAATAAAGTCTTCTGGATTACAAATGGTTAGGTGGTCAAACCTCAGTTCTCCGCGACCAACATCTTTAATGTTCTTGGTGATGACAGGGCTGGCACCGCCAGCCATCGCCAGCTTTACCAGGTGATTATCAGCTTCGTCTGGTAATTTTGGCCGCCAGAGATAATAGATCTCAACCCACTGGGTAATACTTAGCAGCGTGTTGAGCACCTGTTCACGTTCCGACTCAGCAGTACGGCTTTTATTCCAGAGCGCTAGCCTGTTTAACAGCGACTCATACTCGGTATAAAGTGCATTGCCCATCAGAGGGTTCAACTGGCGATTCAGACACAACCTGAGAATTTCCCGGCTTGCGCCGCCAATACCGAGAAGCGCCGAAACAGCAGCTG
This window harbors:
- a CDS encoding type II toxin-antitoxin system PemK/MazF family toxin → MPSAGTIVTINFPFSDLSSTKRRPALTLASVGKGDVILCQITSKPYSDPTAIVITPNDFNQGILDRESFARPGKLFTAHQSIICQEIATIKAEKFNAIIHRLHQIISRKVQ
- a CDS encoding toxin-antitoxin system HicB family antitoxin, with the translated sequence MNVLTIRLTEEIHERLKQLAKSRNISLNKLMDELSTIALAEFDTYNRYLVRAESGNPKEALKILDRLDSESR
- a CDS encoding ISAs1 family transposase, encoding MNAFDLMNRLSVIYDARQQWKVDHKLTDILLLTICAVIAGCEGWEEIEDFGNERLQWLKKYGEFEYGIPSHHTISRVVAAINPKQFQKCFIEWMQACHQTTNGEIIAIDGKTARGSYDKGKDKGAIHMVSAFATANELVLGQIKINDKSNEITAIPELLDLLEIRGCLITIDAMGCQRDIAKKVVDKGADYLLAVKGNQGKLYEAFEKHFSVEKVNQWNGDTFRVEEKSHGRMETRLHIVSDTFDEFVNFSFDWKGMKTLGIIFSARMEDKVFNADDINVRYYISSAKLTAEEFSHAAREHWAIENKLHWKMDVAMREDDCRIRRGNAAEMLTGFRHMAVNMLNNTKTFKAGLKRKQKKAAMNTQYLSEVLAGCGVS
- a CDS encoding PIN domain-containing protein translates to MYLIPAAVSALLGIGGASREILRLCLNRQLNPLMGNALYTEYESLLNRLALWNKSRTAESEREQVLNTLLSITQWVEIYYLWRPKLPDEADNHLVKLAMAGGASPVITKNIKDVGRGELRFDHLTICNPEDFIREIRQ